TCGTGCTGCTGTACGTCAGCAACATTGGACCCTGGACCAGGGGAAGCATACCTTTGCACGGTATATTGACGACGTACTGTATCAGAATGGAGCGTACCTCTCACCGGATTTGTTCTACCGGACCTTTGACCGCTGGAACATCATGCTGCTTGGGGCGGTGGTGGTGATCACCATTGTCCTGTTAAGTCCAAGTTCATGGTTTGTCCGAAATCGAAGATAGAGAGACATTAGAAGCTACGTGATACTGAATGATTAAGAGAACGCCGTGGCGTTCTTTTTTTCTGCGCCAGCCTATTATTCACGAGCCCGAATCACCAGGAAAAAGGGTATAATTGATTAAAAATGGAATTAATATGGATTATATGGGGAGGGGTTACAAATTTCACTTCGCGTTCTAAAGGCTTGTGAACCCGATGATGATAGAACATTCATGAAGAATTTATATGAGAACCACTATCCTTTAATGAGAAAGAAAGCATTTAATATTATTAAGGATCAAGAGGTCATTGATGATCTAATTCAGGAAGCTTTTATTAAGCTGATCCCCAAAACATCTCTATTGCGCTCCTTAAGCGGCTGCAAAGTTACCTCTTATGTCGTCAATACCATTAAGCATTACTGTTATGACCATATCCGAAGGCGCACCCGCCGTTCCAGGAAGGTCTATACCGGCTTGAAGAACGATGTAGCAGAGCAAATCCCTGATCTCGCAGCCGCAATCAACAAATCGGGGAGCTCTTGAATATTCCCACGCAGCATGTTCGGCAGTATATATCGAGAGCTAGGGGGCGGGTGCTGCGGGTTTTAAGGGAAGAGGGTGGCTGATGGAAACATGAATGTAATCAAGCGATAAAGAAGGAGAATTTATAATGAAAAAACAAACCAAGTACCTTATAGGAATCGGGGCTTTAATCATTATTTTGGTTGCATCTGTTTTTGTATATAATGCTCAGAAGACGACTTCTTTTAAGAAAGTAGTAACTGATAAAATTAATGTTAATGAAGTATCCACCATTTATATCACCCAAAGATCTTCAGGTGTTGAAGTTACTCAAGATGAAATTAAAATTGAAAATCGGGAAGAAATAAATAAGATCATAGCTGAGTTCGATAAGTTAGACTTGAAGAATGCACATGACAGAAAAATTAAGTTTGATCCCTATACGTATACCATTCGGATATATGTAAATAAGGAGGCTAGATTCGGGATTGATATATATAACACAATGAATATCTCCTTATTTGACGGTAAGGCTACAAAGAATAGACTACGTCAGTATTCAACCAGCAATGCTGAAATAATCAGTAAGCTAGAGAATTATTTTAAATAAACTATATTCAAAAAGGTGTTCTCGAAGGAGCGCCTTTTTGTCCATCGTTTTTGATACCCCCAAATGCCTTTATCATCATCTGAGGGGATGAAGAAAATAAAGATTCTATGGAGGAATAACATGAAAAAATTAATAGGGATTTCTCTATTATTACTATTGATCGCTTGCTCAAATTCTCAAGAATCTAATACAACAAAGAAGGATATTTCCTTTACAGAGATTAAATCCTCTCAAAGTAACGCAGCTCCTATCTTAAAATGGAATGACCAAATTTATTTAGTAACTGACGAAAACGTATCTGCCAGTGAAGTTGAGTTGGAAATCGGAAAAGTTACCAGTTACTCTATCACAGGCGAAAAAATAACACCGAACAATTTTTCGAATTATTATGTTACTGGCACACCTTTTTTCATTATTAAAGGGAAAGACAAATTAAAAGAACTAGCGATCCAAACTAGTAAAGAAACCTTTGTGAAGGCAATAACTTCAAAGGCAGTTACCAGCTCCAATTCGGAATTTCAACTCTAAATATGGTTCTAGAACAAAAGTAGCGAACGAATATTGAAAAACCAAAAATGAAGACCATATCAAAAATTAGTTTTAAGACACGCCCTAAGGCCAAGCTCATGGTTTTCCTGAATTCGAAGGTATTGTGACCAGACTCAAAAAAAAGCAAAGAAGACGCCAGGGAATTCCTGTACGTCTTCTTTATTTTTCTTGGTCAACATAGAGTATAAAGAACGCTTGAGATTTAACAATTACATTTTGGCTGCCAAAAGAAATTATGAGTATCAGAAAAATACCTTTTGTTATCAATAGATTCTTTAAGTCGGAGCATAGTTTGATATTGATTTTTCTTTTTTAGGTCGCACTCCCAGATTCTAATGACAGTCCAGCCACAGCTATTGAAAATATTTATGACTTTTTTATCATGTAAGATATTATGCGAACGCTTTTCATCCCAATATTCAACATTTTCTTGGGGTTGTGTGTTTCGACAAGTGTGTCCATGCCAAAAGCACCCATCAACAAAAGTAGCAATCTGCCGATCTAAAATACAAAATCAGGATGTCCTTTCACCGGGTAGTTACGTCGCCATCCGGTTATGCTGTGTTCCTTAAACAAGTGAATCAGATGTAGTTCGATTGATTTGTTACCTTTGGACCTTATCTTTTGCATGATAGAATAGCGCGTTCTTTTATCATAAACATCAACCATTGGCGTTTAATTCTCTTAGGATTTACCCTCAGTAGGTAATAAGAGTGGGTAGGCCCCTTCAATAATGTCGTGAATTACTACGTCAATTTGTCCAACCAAAGATACATATTCAATTAATTTATTAATTAAATTAAGCAAATCTATAACGTCATTTGGTGAAAAAACACTATGGGTAAAGTTATAAGAGTTAAATTTCATCCAAACGTTTTTAATGATATCATAACCAGCAATATTGATACTCTGAATGTAAGAAGGGCAGGGGATCTCAACTTTAGTTAATCCGTCCGTAAGAATTAAAATCTCTCGCTCTTCATCGAAAAGATGATCCAGGAGTTTTAATTTGAATCCCTCTGGAATTTCTGCCTGAATAGCTTCATAATCAAAGCCCATATGATTTGCTGGAAAGTAGTCTCGTTTTTCAAGTTCCGCTACCTGTTGTCCAAGCGAACTTAATCGACGGAATACATCGGCATCATTAACAATAGGAATTCGTGGACGCATATCAGCACGATTTACTGTAAACAAAGCACCTTCAAACTCGTCCAGATATACTTGGGAGCAAAGAACGGCAAAAGTATAAAATACCATCTCCGTTGCTATATTATTTATAGGGACTGCTAATAATTGAGATAAGAGCACTCCCAATTTAGGATGAATATTGTTTTCTATAACTCTATTTCGTGTTCCCTTCACAGGATATTGGTTAAGGTAAATATAAGAATTGCCTCTTCTACATAAATCATTATCAGGGTGGTACCAACAAAAAGAAGCAAATTGTCTAAGCCTATCCTTTTGGTCTTTAGGGGAATGAGAAAGTGCAAATCCGATAGTTCCTTTTGCACTGAATGCAGCACTAATTTCGGGTCTTCTGCGAGTCCCACCACCACCAACTCGACTAAATTTGTGTAATAGGTCTTGCCATAAAAATGCTTTCATAGTCAAAAAAGGTCTAAAAGCATAATTTACAATATTGGCGTTAAGCAAAGTGTCAACGGCTTGCGGATCTCCGTGAGAAATCAATTCATTGGCAAAGAAACTTATCTCCTCGTCTTTAGGAGGTTTATCTTGATGCGCCATCCACTCTTTAGCAGCAGCGTTCCCCCGGAACATAATTTCCTTGCTTCTCCGTTTCAGCATAGGTGCTTTTAAGTGCGTGAAGATACTAGTTGGGGCTAGTTTTATACCAGAACAATATTGCTGAAAGATCGAAATCTCATCATTTTCGTTGCTTACAGGCCAAAATGAAGAATAAATTTCATGATTAAAAGGTATCGATGGACATAAGCTATAACTAGCTTCGTCTATATCATGTTCAGTGAGCATTCCAAAAATTTCATCAGCACTTTTCGCAAGTGTTTTTGTTTTATCTGATTTTGCAAACCGGGAGAGATCATAGTACCTATATTTTTCTACTCCCAAAGTTTCCTCATAACGACGCGTTGCAAAAAGTATAGCTCGTCCTTGTTGGGTATTAAATAAACTATCTGAACGAATGCCGGCTCTTGCATCAGCATCTATCGATATAATCCACATATTAGAAAAATGTTCAATAATGTACTTTCTAGCAAACTTGTAAGAATCGGCTTCAAGAAAACTAGAGGGAACAATTAATGCTAAAACAGAATGATT
This genomic interval from Paenibacillus sp. FSL H8-0332 contains the following:
- a CDS encoding sigma factor; its protein translation is MKNLYENHYPLMRKKAFNIIKDQEVIDDLIQEAFIKLIPKTSLLRSLSGCKVTSYVVNTIKHYCYDHIRRRTRRSRKVYTGLKNDVAEQIPDLAAAINKSGSS